A stretch of DNA from Thermococcus sp.:
GGAGCGCGGTTGAAGTGCTCATCTGGGCAAAGAAGAGGTTTCCGGACAAGAGGATACTCAGCGACCCCGTCGGGGCCGGTTCAAAGCGCGGCCCACACAACTGCCTCACAGACTACGACCGGGTTATAGGAAGGGCGATAAAGAAGTTCTCGGCAACGCAGGATTTGAGCCACATCGAGAGACTCAAGTCCGAGTGCCGCGAGAGGTGGGAGTACATAGTCGAGAGCGGCCTCCTCGACTGGCAACTGGTGACGTGGTGAAGGTATTTCGTTTTTGAAAGAACTTTCATGTTTTCTTTTCGTGGGGCTTATAACGTCTCTCGTGATTCTTTGATGCCCATTTATGAGCCCCCACGAAACCTTTAAATGTTGACAAACGTAAACGGGGTTAGCAAATCGCGGGTGATGCTTATGGCGGATGTCGAAGGGAAAACCGTGGTTGAAAGGTCGGACTACCTCGTTACCGGCAAGGCCGAGGGCGTCGTTGAAATTGATGTGGACACCTTTCTGTGCAAGGGCTGTGGTATCTGCCTTGAAATGTGCCCGAGGAAGGTCTTTGAATGGAGCAAGGAGCTGAGCGAGAAGGGTGTCCACTACCCAGTCCCGGTTCACGCCGAGAAGTGTGTCAAGTGCAAGCTCTGTGAGCTGCTCTGCCCGGATTTCGCGATAGCGGTAAGGTGGTGACTCATGATCATCCGTGGTGACGAGCCTGAACAGCTCAGGCTCCTGAGGAAGCTCTACAAGCCGGGCAACTACTTCATGCAGGGCAACGAGGCGGTTGCCTATGGTGCCATCTTCGCGGGCTGCCGCTTCTACGCGGGCTATCCGATAACACCATCGAGCGAGATCGCCGAGACCATGGCACGGGAGCTGCCGAAGCTTGGAGGTTATTACCTCCAGATGGAGGACGAGATTGGAAGTATAGCGGCCATGATAGGTGCCTCGTGGACCGGCCTCAAGGTGATGACGGCGACCGCCGGCCCGGGCTTCAGCCTCATGCAGGAAAACCTCGGATACGCTGTCATGACCGAGACCCCGCTCGTTCTGGTCGACGTCCAGAGGAGCGGCCCCTCAACAGGACAGGCCACTAAGGGGGCGCAGGGTGACTTCTTCCAGGCGAGGTGGGGAACTCACGGAGACCATCCGATAGTTGCCGTTTCTCCCACAAGCGGGCAGGATGCTTTCTGGGAAACCATAAGGGCGTTCAACATTTCCGAGAGGCTGAG
This window harbors:
- a CDS encoding 2-oxoglutarate ferredoxin oxidoreductase subunit delta, translating into MADVEGKTVVERSDYLVTGKAEGVVEIDVDTFLCKGCGICLEMCPRKVFEWSKELSEKGVHYPVPVHAEKCVKCKLCELLCPDFAIAVRW